GGAAGCACGGAAGCCATAAGTAAGCGACGGTCGACGGCAGACGGTGGACGGTAGAGATGCCGCCCACCGTCTACCGTCTACCCTCTACCGTCCACCGTCCCTCTCCCCCCATGCGAGTCCTGATTACGCTCACGGACGTGGAACCAGCCGTCCGGTTGAATGCGATCCTGGAAGGCGTCCCCGACGTCGAGACGTTCGTCGTCTCGCCGATGGATGACCTGCCGGGCGCGGTGCAGCGCCACCGTCCCGATGTCATCGTCTTCTCGGGCGCGCTGCTCGATGCGCAGACGGTGGCGATCGTGCGCGACCAGCTCTGGCTGGGGACGGCGATGGTCGGCCTGGCGGACGTCGGGGATGCGGGGCTCGAACTGCGCCTCAAGCAGATTGGCTTCAGCGAGGTCATCACCAAGCCGGTCGCGCCGGAGGAGGTGGCCCAGACCGTGCGCCGTCTCCTCGACCGGCATCGCCTGGCGATGCTCACCGGGCTGTGGGGCGAGAGCGACGCCGTGCGTGAGGTGCTGGTGCAGGTGGAGCAGATGGCGCCGGTCACGAGCACGGTGCTGGTGGAGGGCGAAAGCGGGACGGGGAAGGAGCTCGTCGCGCGCGCCATTCACGCGCTCAGCCCGCGGCGCAACAAGCCCTTCATCGCGGTGAACGTGGGGGCGCTCCCCGAGACGCTGCTGGAGAGCGAGCTCTTCGGCCACGAGAAGGGGGCCTTCACCGGGGCGGCGGAACGTCGCATCGGGCGCTTCGAACTCGCGCACGGCGGCACGATCTTCCTCGACGAGATCGGCGAGATCCCGCAGAGCACGCAGGTGAAGCTGCTGCGCGTGCTCGAAGAGCGGCAGGTCACGCGGGTGGGGGGCACGCAGGCCATCCCGGTGGATGTGCGCGTCATCGCCGCCACCAACCGGGCGCTGCGGGAGCATGTGGCGCAGGGAGAGTTCCGCGCCGACCTGTATTATCGCCTGAACGTGCTGCGCATCTACCTGCCGCCGCTGCGCGAACGGCGCAGCGACATCGGGTTATTGGTGCGTCGTTTCGTGCACGAGTTCGCCACGCTGCACGAGCGCGAGTTCCACGGCATCAGCGGCGAGGCGATGGACGCGCTGGTGAACTACGCGTGGCCCGGAAACGTGCGCGAGCTGCGCAATCTGATGGAAAGCATGGTCGTGCTGGCGCACGGCCGAGAGATCGGGCTGGCGGACATCCCGCCGGGGATCCGGGAGGGCGGCGCCGACCGCCTGCTGCCGATCCCGGTGGGCGCGCTGCTGCGCGAGGGCGCCAAGGCGGACGGGCGCGAGCTCGAGTTCATCGTGCGTTCGCTGCTGGAGCTCAAGATGCAGGTCGAGGAGCTGCGCCGCCGGGTGGACGAGGAGCGGACCGTGCTCCAGCAGATGAG
This Gemmatimonadaceae bacterium DNA region includes the following protein-coding sequences:
- a CDS encoding sigma-54 dependent transcriptional regulator, which gives rise to MRVLITLTDVEPAVRLNAILEGVPDVETFVVSPMDDLPGAVQRHRPDVIVFSGALLDAQTVAIVRDQLWLGTAMVGLADVGDAGLELRLKQIGFSEVITKPVAPEEVAQTVRRLLDRHRLAMLTGLWGESDAVREVLVQVEQMAPVTSTVLVEGESGTGKELVARAIHALSPRRNKPFIAVNVGALPETLLESELFGHEKGAFTGAAERRIGRFELAHGGTIFLDEIGEIPQSTQVKLLRVLEERQVTRVGGTQAIPVDVRVIAATNRALREHVAQGEFRADLYYRLNVLRIYLPPLRERRSDIGLLVRRFVHEFATLHEREFHGISGEAMDALVNYAWPGNVRELRNLMESMVVLAHGREIGLADIPPGIREGGADRLLPIPVGALLREGAKADGRELEFIVRSLLELKMQVEELRRRVDEERTVLQQMSGTDPRLVASLVGAGPGIEPPGLARPSNSVMITPGMTMAEIERLAIEAALRETRGNRRKAAEILDIGERTLYRKLKEYGVPDELGTTEE